A single Blastococcus colisei DNA region contains:
- a CDS encoding acyl-CoA dehydrogenase family protein, with amino-acid sequence MITPGGSPVQSALYEADHEAFRATVREFLAKEVVPHHAAWEEAGVVDRSVWTKAGAQGLLGMDVSEEYGGGGVKDFRYNAILSAEISRVGASGLGFALQNDVVAPYLIGLTTDEQKRRWLPGLVSGESITAIAMTEPGAGSDLQGLTTTARRDGDEWVLNGSKTFITNGINADLVIVVARTDPEAGARGFSLLVVERGMPGFERGRNLDKVGLKAQDTAELFFSDVRVPAANLLGTEGHGFFHLMENLPQERLSIAAGAVASARIVLDLTVQYCKDRTAFGKPIGSFQNTRFELAEMHTEVSIAETYLEKAIGEHNAGRFTVEDAAMAKWWTTELQKRVVDRCLQLHGGYGYMLEYPVAKAYLDSRIQTIYGGTTEIMKEIVGRSLGV; translated from the coding sequence ATGATCACCCCCGGGGGGTCCCCTGTGCAGTCCGCGCTCTACGAGGCCGACCACGAAGCGTTCCGCGCGACGGTCCGCGAGTTCCTGGCCAAGGAGGTCGTGCCGCACCACGCGGCGTGGGAGGAGGCCGGCGTGGTCGACCGCTCGGTCTGGACGAAGGCCGGCGCGCAGGGGCTGCTCGGCATGGACGTGAGCGAGGAGTACGGCGGCGGCGGGGTGAAGGACTTCCGCTACAACGCCATCCTCTCCGCCGAGATCAGCCGGGTGGGGGCCAGCGGACTCGGCTTCGCGCTGCAGAACGACGTCGTCGCGCCGTACCTGATCGGGCTCACCACCGACGAGCAGAAGCGGCGCTGGCTGCCCGGGCTCGTCAGCGGCGAGAGCATCACGGCCATCGCCATGACCGAGCCGGGCGCCGGCTCGGACCTGCAGGGCCTGACGACGACGGCCCGCCGGGACGGCGACGAGTGGGTGCTCAACGGGTCCAAGACGTTCATCACCAACGGCATCAACGCCGATCTGGTCATCGTGGTCGCCCGAACCGATCCCGAAGCCGGCGCCCGCGGCTTCTCCCTGCTCGTCGTCGAGCGCGGCATGCCGGGCTTCGAGCGCGGGCGGAACCTCGACAAGGTCGGCCTCAAGGCGCAGGACACCGCCGAACTCTTCTTCTCCGACGTGCGCGTGCCGGCGGCCAACCTGCTCGGCACCGAGGGGCACGGCTTCTTCCACCTCATGGAGAACCTGCCGCAGGAGCGGCTCTCCATCGCCGCCGGCGCCGTCGCCTCCGCCAGGATCGTCCTCGACCTGACCGTCCAGTACTGCAAGGACCGCACCGCGTTCGGCAAGCCGATCGGGAGCTTCCAGAACACCCGCTTCGAGCTGGCCGAGATGCACACCGAGGTCTCGATCGCCGAGACCTACCTGGAGAAGGCGATCGGTGAGCACAACGCCGGCCGGTTCACCGTCGAGGACGCCGCCATGGCCAAGTGGTGGACGACGGAGCTGCAGAAGCGCGTCGTCGACCGGTGCCTGCAGCTGCACGGCGGCTACGGCTACATGCTCGAGTACCCGGTCGCGAAGGCCTACCTCGACTCGCGCATCCAGACGATCTACGGCGGGACGACCGAGATCATGAAGGAGATCGTCGGCCGCTCGCTCGGCGTCTGA
- a CDS encoding TetR/AcrR family transcriptional regulator has protein sequence MTSSATPETRPPIRRTQAERRAATRAALVRAAVECLVELGHAGTTTQEVQRRAGVSRGALTHHFATKSDLVLAAMDELYEEFSRSVREAAVDLPEEPAARVRQGIELVWQRFHGPLFVAAMELWTAARTDPELRAALLPHERRLGTQLRRLAVEVFGGEVAGHPSAEALYQVLLTSMRGQAMTFALQPDAPRTGPYLQHWGTIVEAFTPPSSS, from the coding sequence CTGACCTCGTCCGCGACCCCGGAGACCCGCCCGCCGATCCGCCGCACGCAGGCGGAGCGGCGGGCGGCCACCCGGGCTGCCCTGGTCCGGGCCGCGGTGGAGTGCCTGGTCGAGCTCGGCCACGCCGGGACGACGACGCAGGAGGTGCAGCGCCGCGCCGGCGTCTCCCGCGGGGCGCTGACCCACCACTTCGCCACCAAGTCCGACCTGGTGCTCGCAGCCATGGACGAGCTCTACGAGGAGTTCAGCCGCAGCGTCCGGGAAGCCGCCGTCGACCTCCCCGAGGAGCCGGCCGCGCGGGTGCGCCAGGGCATCGAGCTGGTCTGGCAGCGCTTCCACGGGCCGCTGTTCGTCGCCGCCATGGAGCTGTGGACGGCGGCGCGCACCGACCCCGAGCTGCGGGCGGCGCTGCTGCCCCACGAGCGGCGGCTGGGCACGCAGCTGCGCCGCCTGGCCGTCGAGGTGTTCGGCGGGGAGGTGGCCGGGCACCCGTCGGCCGAGGCGCTCTACCAGGTGCTGCTCACCTCGATGCGCGGCCAGGCGATGACCTTTGCGCTGCAGCCCGACGCGCCTCGCACCGGCCCGTACCTGCAGCACTGGGGCACGATCGTCGAGGCCTTCACGCCGCCGTCCTCCTCCTGA
- a CDS encoding WD40/YVTN/BNR-like repeat-containing protein, with protein sequence MTDLLAIGTRKGLWLARSDDGRRTWTLGEPNLLAQEVAAVSIDTRRPTPRILAGIQYGHWGPTVMWSDDVGATWNETDHGAIRFPEGEDAALARVWQLRPDSADRPDVVWAGCEPHSLWRSTDGGCSFDLVRGLWDHPHRKTWEPGGGGGAVHTVLPDAASDRVTVAMSTGGVYVSEDGGGDWAPRNRGITAVFLPDELPEYGQCVHKVAVDASGPDRLYAQNHFGVFRSDDAGGSWTSIAEGLPADFGFPIVSSPHAPGTAWVIPLVADMQRVPPGGRLRVHRTRDAGETWTELGAGLPDGNWSAVMRDAFCADAHDPTGLYFGTRDGCVYASADEGDAFTLVADHLPDVLTVRAARLT encoded by the coding sequence ATGACAGACCTGCTGGCCATCGGTACGCGAAAGGGACTGTGGCTCGCCCGCAGTGACGACGGCCGACGCACCTGGACGCTCGGGGAGCCGAACCTCCTCGCCCAGGAGGTCGCCGCCGTCTCGATCGACACCCGGCGACCGACACCACGGATCCTGGCCGGTATCCAGTACGGCCACTGGGGGCCCACCGTCATGTGGAGCGACGACGTCGGCGCGACCTGGAACGAGACCGACCACGGCGCCATCCGGTTCCCCGAGGGCGAGGACGCGGCGCTGGCCCGCGTCTGGCAGCTGCGGCCGGACAGCGCCGACCGCCCCGACGTGGTGTGGGCCGGCTGCGAGCCGCACTCGCTGTGGCGCAGCACCGACGGTGGCTGCTCGTTCGACCTGGTCCGCGGCCTGTGGGACCACCCGCACCGGAAGACGTGGGAGCCCGGCGGCGGGGGAGGCGCGGTGCACACGGTGCTGCCGGACGCGGCGTCGGACCGCGTCACGGTCGCGATGAGCACCGGCGGCGTCTACGTCAGCGAGGACGGCGGCGGTGACTGGGCACCCCGCAACCGCGGGATCACCGCGGTCTTCCTCCCCGACGAGCTGCCCGAGTACGGGCAGTGCGTGCACAAGGTCGCCGTCGACGCGAGCGGCCCCGACCGGCTCTACGCGCAGAACCACTTCGGCGTCTTCCGCAGCGACGACGCCGGCGGGTCCTGGACGTCGATCGCCGAGGGGCTGCCCGCCGACTTCGGCTTCCCGATCGTCTCCTCCCCGCACGCCCCGGGCACCGCGTGGGTGATCCCGCTCGTCGCGGACATGCAGCGGGTTCCCCCGGGGGGCCGGCTGCGCGTGCACCGGACGCGCGATGCGGGGGAGACGTGGACCGAGCTGGGGGCGGGCCTGCCCGACGGGAACTGGAGCGCCGTCATGCGGGACGCGTTCTGCGCTGACGCCCACGACCCGACCGGCCTCTACTTCGGCACCCGTGACGGCTGCGTCTACGCCAGCGCCGACGAGGGGGACGCGTTCACCCTGGTCGCCGACCACCTGCCCGACGTCCTGACCGTCCGCGCGGCCCGGTTGACGTGA
- a CDS encoding ubiquitin-like small modifier protein 1, with product MTVQVLLPGVLASLAGGARHLDVDPAGGTLADLLDTLAVAYPMLGRRIRDETGHVRRFVNIYVDGDDVRFQGGLTTPVRDGAEVQVLPSVAGG from the coding sequence GTGACGGTGCAGGTGCTGCTGCCCGGCGTCCTCGCGTCCCTCGCCGGAGGCGCCAGGCATCTGGACGTCGACCCGGCGGGCGGCACCCTGGCCGATCTGCTGGACACCCTGGCCGTGGCCTACCCGATGCTCGGCCGGCGGATCAGGGACGAGACCGGTCACGTGCGGCGGTTCGTGAACATCTACGTCGACGGGGACGACGTCCGGTTCCAGGGCGGGCTCACCACGCCCGTGCGGGACGGCGCTGAAGTGCAGGTGCTGCCGTCAGTCGCCGGCGGCTGA
- a CDS encoding trimeric intracellular cation channel family protein: MATTALLVLDLVGTFAFALNGALTALRATRLDIVGVVTLGMITALGGGTIRDVFLDSLPPATFLDWRYLAVAAGGGLIAFFSGRHLERLNGPINVLDAAGLSLFAVTGALKAVDLGFGPAQAVIVGVLTGVGGGTIRDVLIRQVPSVLSSGLYAVPALVGATVVVVADVLGARGAVAAIGAAAVCFAIRMVGVHFDVNAPFPPGSRPPEDP; this comes from the coding sequence ATGGCAACCACGGCGCTGCTCGTGCTCGACCTCGTCGGCACGTTCGCCTTCGCCCTCAACGGCGCCCTGACCGCGCTGCGCGCCACCCGGCTCGACATCGTCGGGGTGGTCACCCTGGGCATGATCACCGCCCTGGGGGGCGGCACCATCCGCGACGTCTTCCTGGACAGCTTGCCCCCGGCCACGTTCCTCGACTGGCGATACCTGGCCGTGGCCGCCGGCGGGGGGCTGATCGCGTTCTTCTCCGGTCGCCACCTGGAACGGCTCAACGGGCCGATCAACGTCCTGGACGCCGCCGGGCTGAGCCTGTTCGCCGTCACCGGCGCCCTCAAGGCGGTCGACCTCGGCTTCGGCCCCGCGCAGGCGGTCATCGTCGGCGTGCTCACCGGCGTCGGGGGCGGCACGATCCGCGATGTGCTCATCCGCCAGGTGCCGTCGGTGCTCAGCAGTGGGCTCTACGCCGTCCCGGCGCTCGTCGGGGCAACCGTGGTCGTCGTCGCCGACGTGCTCGGCGCCCGGGGGGCGGTCGCCGCCATCGGTGCCGCCGCCGTGTGCTTCGCCATCCGGATGGTCGGCGTCCACTTCGACGTGAACGCGCCGTTCCCGCCGGGCAGCCGGCCGCCCGAGGACCCCTGA
- a CDS encoding acetyl-CoA C-acetyltransferase, producing MTAEAFIYDAVRTPRGKGKNTGGLHSVKPISLTTGLIDAVRDRNPGLDPALVDDIVLGVVSPVGEQGAVIARTAALAAGLPDTVAGVQINRFCASGLEAVNLAAQKVRSGFEDLVFAGGVESMSRVPMGSDGGAWPMDPETAAATGFVPQGIGADLIATLAGWSRQDVDAYAAESHARAAKAWSNGYFDRSVVPVVDKNGTVVLDTDELVRPGTTVESLSGLPSAFAGIGDMGGFDAVALQKYHWVERIDHVHTAGNSSGIVDGAALVVVGTEEAGTRNGLIPRARILSTAVSGADPVIMLTGPAPATHKALAKAGLTVGDIDLVEMNEAFAAVVLRFMADTGFDHEQVNVNGGAISMGHPLGATGAMILGSLVDELERRDLRYGLATLCVGGGMGIATVVERV from the coding sequence ATGACCGCCGAGGCGTTCATCTACGACGCCGTGCGCACCCCGCGCGGCAAGGGCAAGAACACCGGAGGGCTGCACTCGGTCAAGCCGATCAGCCTGACCACCGGGCTCATCGACGCGGTGAGGGACCGCAATCCGGGCCTGGACCCGGCGCTGGTCGACGACATCGTGCTCGGCGTCGTCTCTCCGGTGGGCGAGCAGGGCGCCGTCATCGCCCGGACGGCGGCGCTCGCCGCCGGCCTGCCCGACACCGTGGCCGGCGTCCAGATCAACCGGTTCTGCGCCAGCGGCCTGGAGGCGGTCAACCTGGCCGCGCAGAAGGTGCGCTCGGGCTTCGAGGACCTCGTCTTCGCCGGCGGCGTCGAGTCGATGTCGCGGGTGCCCATGGGTTCCGACGGCGGTGCGTGGCCGATGGACCCCGAGACCGCCGCGGCCACCGGATTCGTTCCCCAAGGCATCGGCGCTGACCTGATCGCCACCCTCGCCGGGTGGAGCCGTCAGGACGTCGACGCCTACGCCGCCGAGTCGCACGCCCGCGCCGCCAAGGCCTGGTCGAACGGCTACTTCGACCGCTCGGTCGTCCCGGTCGTCGACAAGAACGGCACCGTCGTCCTCGACACCGACGAGCTGGTGCGCCCCGGCACCACGGTCGAGTCCCTGTCCGGGCTGCCCTCGGCGTTCGCCGGCATCGGTGACATGGGCGGCTTCGACGCCGTCGCGCTGCAGAAGTACCACTGGGTCGAGCGGATCGACCACGTGCACACGGCCGGCAACTCCAGCGGCATCGTCGACGGCGCCGCGCTGGTCGTCGTCGGCACCGAGGAGGCCGGAACCCGCAACGGGCTCATCCCGCGCGCCCGCATCCTGAGCACCGCCGTGTCCGGGGCCGACCCGGTGATCATGCTGACCGGCCCCGCTCCGGCCACCCACAAGGCGCTGGCCAAGGCCGGGCTGACCGTCGGCGACATCGACCTCGTCGAGATGAACGAGGCGTTCGCCGCCGTCGTCCTGCGCTTCATGGCCGACACCGGCTTCGACCACGAGCAGGTCAACGTCAACGGCGGCGCCATCTCGATGGGGCACCCGCTGGGCGCCACCGGCGCGATGATCCTGGGCTCGCTCGTCGACGAGCTCGAGCGGCGCGACCTGCGCTACGGCCTGGCCACCCTGTGCGTCGGCGGCGGCATGGGCATCGCCACCGTCGTCGAGCGAGTCTGA
- a CDS encoding L,D-transpeptidase: MITAGAMIVLAGCSGGDVGGSTAAPVAEAPEAQVQLALADGSAGVSPVVPLEISVTDGKLGDVTLVDGAGTEIPGAVGQEAGPDGAVWAPETPLAYGTQYTLTASAVNEDDEATTASSTFTTVTPETLSTPSIGPLDGQTVGVGMPIRVYFDDPVADKAAVERHLKVTSSTPTDGVWSWLGDAEVHFRPSTYWPANTEVTLDANLYGVDFGEGVWGEKNRSISFSIGAKHVSIADAATHTLEVYDGDQLVQTFPMSAGGPEFPSRNGPHVVTELNRDRVMDSSTYGVPVDSPNGYRTPVEYAVRLNNNGEFVHAAPWSVAQQGNTNVSHGCINLSTERAAWFFDFSQPGDIVEIRNSIGPTLSAADGDIYDWAIPWDQWQAGSALK; encoded by the coding sequence ATGATCACCGCAGGGGCGATGATCGTCCTGGCGGGGTGCAGCGGGGGCGACGTGGGCGGGTCGACGGCCGCCCCGGTCGCCGAGGCGCCCGAGGCGCAGGTGCAGCTGGCCCTGGCCGACGGTTCGGCCGGCGTCTCGCCCGTGGTCCCGCTCGAGATCTCGGTGACCGACGGGAAGCTGGGCGACGTCACGCTGGTCGACGGCGCCGGGACCGAGATCCCCGGTGCGGTCGGGCAGGAGGCCGGCCCGGACGGCGCCGTCTGGGCGCCGGAGACGCCACTGGCCTACGGAACCCAGTACACGCTGACCGCGTCCGCCGTGAACGAGGACGACGAGGCGACGACGGCGTCCTCCACCTTCACCACGGTCACCCCCGAGACGCTGTCCACGCCGTCCATCGGGCCCCTCGACGGGCAGACCGTCGGGGTGGGCATGCCGATCCGCGTCTACTTCGACGACCCGGTCGCCGACAAGGCCGCCGTCGAGAGGCACCTGAAGGTCACCAGCTCCACCCCGACCGACGGCGTCTGGAGCTGGCTGGGCGACGCCGAGGTGCACTTCCGGCCCTCGACCTACTGGCCGGCGAACACCGAGGTCACGCTCGACGCCAACCTCTACGGCGTCGACTTCGGCGAGGGGGTGTGGGGCGAGAAGAACCGCAGCATCAGCTTCTCGATCGGCGCCAAGCACGTCTCGATCGCCGATGCGGCGACGCACACCCTCGAGGTCTACGACGGTGACCAGCTGGTGCAGACCTTCCCCATGAGCGCCGGTGGCCCCGAGTTCCCGAGCCGGAACGGCCCGCACGTGGTCACCGAGCTCAACCGCGACCGGGTCATGGACTCCAGCACCTACGGCGTGCCGGTCGACAGCCCGAACGGCTACCGGACCCCCGTCGAGTACGCGGTCCGGCTCAACAACAACGGCGAGTTCGTGCACGCGGCACCGTGGTCGGTGGCCCAGCAGGGGAACACCAACGTGTCGCACGGCTGCATCAACCTCTCCACCGAGCGGGCGGCCTGGTTCTTCGACTTCTCCCAGCCCGGCGACATCGTGGAGATCAGGAACTCGATCGGGCCGACGCTCTCGGCCGCCGACGGAGACATCTACGACTGGGCGATCCCGTGGGACCAGTGGCAGGCCGGCAGCGCGCTGAAGTGA
- a CDS encoding 3-hydroxyacyl-CoA dehydrogenase NAD-binding domain-containing protein: MSDSTIRWEQDADGVVTLTLDDPSSSANTMNDAYVTSMGETVDRLEREKESVRGVVLTSAKKTFFAGGNLGSLIQATPERSDEVLAQVTLVKRQLRRLETLGIPVAAAINGAALGGGLEIALACHHRIVLDDPKVRLGFPEVTLGLLPGGGGIVRSVRLLGLTTALLELLLQGQQIRPSKAMELGLVHDLAADPDELLAKARTWVLDNETAQQPYDVTGYKVPGGTPSSPSLASTLPAFPANLTKQLKGAPYPAPYAILSAAVESLQVDVDTAFTVEGRYFVDLVVGQISTNMIQALWFDLNRINGGSSRPDGVDPYAARKVGVLGAGMMGAGIAHAFAKVGVDVVLKDVSTEAAEKGRAHVASSVGKQVSRGRMSQEKADAVLARITPTGDAADLTGCDVIVEAVFEDQALKHRVLSEAEANALPDALLASNTSTLPITGLAEGVQRPDDVVGMHFFSPVDKMPLVELIVGERTSDAALARAYDVVRQIGKTPIVVQDSRGFFTSRVFGTMVLEGAALLAEGLAPMSVERAALQAGFPAGPLTLLDEVTLTLPLKIRDEAAKAGATDDHPGVAVLRALVEQSRTGRSAGEGFFDWEPEKRVWPGLTELFPTTDAVPFRDAQERLLFAMAVETARCVEEKVLNSVEDANIGSIMGIGFPPLYGGVLQYVDQYAGGVAGFVARADELAAAYGERFRPPAILLERAVPAGSLRAAVAS, translated from the coding sequence ATGAGCGACAGCACCATCCGCTGGGAGCAGGACGCCGACGGCGTCGTCACGCTCACCCTCGACGACCCCTCGTCGTCGGCGAACACCATGAACGACGCGTACGTGACCTCGATGGGCGAGACCGTCGACCGGCTCGAGCGCGAGAAGGAGTCCGTCCGCGGCGTCGTCCTGACCAGCGCCAAGAAGACCTTTTTCGCCGGCGGCAACCTCGGCAGCCTGATCCAGGCGACGCCGGAGCGCAGTGACGAGGTGCTGGCGCAGGTCACGCTGGTGAAGCGCCAGCTGCGCCGGCTGGAGACCCTCGGCATCCCGGTCGCCGCGGCGATCAACGGCGCTGCCCTCGGCGGTGGCCTGGAGATCGCGCTGGCCTGCCACCACCGCATCGTCCTCGACGACCCGAAGGTCAGGCTCGGCTTTCCCGAGGTCACCCTCGGGCTCCTGCCCGGTGGCGGCGGGATCGTGCGCTCGGTGCGGCTGCTCGGCCTGACGACGGCGCTGCTCGAGCTGCTGCTCCAGGGCCAGCAGATCCGCCCTTCGAAGGCGATGGAGCTCGGGCTGGTGCACGACCTGGCCGCCGACCCCGACGAGCTGCTCGCCAAGGCGCGCACGTGGGTCCTGGACAACGAGACCGCGCAGCAGCCCTACGACGTCACGGGCTACAAGGTGCCCGGCGGCACGCCGTCGTCGCCGTCGCTGGCGTCGACCCTGCCGGCGTTCCCGGCCAACCTCACCAAGCAGCTCAAGGGCGCGCCCTACCCGGCGCCGTACGCGATCCTGTCGGCGGCGGTGGAAAGCCTGCAGGTCGACGTCGACACCGCGTTCACCGTCGAGGGCCGGTACTTCGTCGATCTCGTCGTCGGCCAGATCTCGACCAACATGATCCAGGCGCTGTGGTTCGACCTGAACCGCATCAACGGCGGGTCCTCCCGACCCGACGGCGTGGACCCGTACGCCGCGCGCAAGGTCGGCGTCCTGGGCGCCGGGATGATGGGTGCAGGCATCGCGCACGCCTTCGCCAAGGTCGGCGTCGACGTCGTCCTCAAGGACGTGAGCACCGAGGCCGCCGAGAAGGGCAGGGCGCACGTCGCCTCGTCGGTGGGCAAGCAGGTGTCCCGCGGTCGCATGTCGCAGGAGAAGGCGGACGCCGTCCTGGCCCGCATCACGCCGACCGGCGACGCCGCCGACCTGACCGGCTGCGACGTCATCGTCGAGGCGGTCTTCGAGGACCAGGCGCTCAAGCACCGGGTGCTGAGCGAGGCGGAGGCCAATGCCCTGCCGGACGCGCTGCTCGCCTCCAACACGAGCACGCTGCCGATCACCGGCCTCGCCGAGGGCGTGCAGCGGCCGGACGACGTCGTGGGCATGCACTTCTTCTCGCCGGTGGACAAGATGCCGCTGGTCGAGCTGATCGTGGGAGAGCGGACGTCGGACGCCGCACTCGCCCGCGCCTACGACGTCGTCCGGCAGATCGGCAAGACGCCGATCGTCGTCCAGGACAGCCGCGGCTTCTTCACCAGCCGCGTCTTCGGCACGATGGTGCTCGAGGGCGCGGCGCTGCTCGCCGAGGGCCTGGCGCCGATGAGCGTCGAGCGGGCCGCGCTGCAGGCCGGCTTCCCGGCCGGGCCGCTCACCCTGCTCGACGAGGTGACGCTCACCCTGCCGCTGAAGATCCGCGACGAGGCCGCCAAGGCAGGGGCGACCGACGACCACCCGGGGGTGGCCGTGTTGAGGGCGCTGGTCGAGCAAAGCCGCACCGGCAGGTCCGCCGGCGAGGGGTTCTTCGACTGGGAGCCGGAGAAGCGGGTGTGGCCGGGGCTGACCGAGCTGTTCCCGACGACCGACGCCGTGCCGTTCCGAGATGCGCAGGAGCGGCTGCTGTTCGCCATGGCCGTCGAGACGGCCCGCTGCGTCGAGGAGAAGGTGCTCAACTCCGTCGAGGACGCCAACATCGGCTCGATCATGGGCATCGGCTTCCCGCCGCTCTACGGGGGAGTGCTCCAGTACGTCGACCAGTACGCGGGCGGCGTCGCCGGGTTCGTGGCACGGGCCGACGAGCTGGCCGCCGCCTACGGCGAGCGGTTCCGCCCGCCGGCGATCCTGCTGGAGCGCGCGGTGCCGGCCGGCAGCCTCCGCGCAGCGGTGGCGAGCTGA
- a CDS encoding transcriptional regulator produces the protein MSSTDTAGAPSAPHPRHDLDPLLLHGVRFSVLAIAVSVGEIAFSYVCDELQVSKSVLSKQLTTLEEAGYVRVSKVADGRQARTWIHATGEGQAAFGRHRAALEAIAGGA, from the coding sequence ATGAGCAGCACGGATACTGCTGGGGCGCCGAGCGCTCCGCATCCACGCCACGATCTCGACCCGTTGCTGCTCCACGGCGTGCGATTCTCCGTGCTGGCTATCGCGGTTAGCGTTGGCGAGATCGCCTTCTCCTATGTGTGCGACGAGCTTCAGGTCAGCAAGTCCGTTCTCAGCAAGCAGCTGACTACGCTGGAAGAAGCCGGCTACGTGCGGGTGAGTAAAGTTGCTGATGGCCGCCAGGCGCGCACTTGGATTCATGCGACGGGTGAGGGTCAAGCCGCCTTCGGCCGACACCGCGCCGCGCTCGAAGCGATTGCCGGAGGAGCTTAG
- a CDS encoding AMP-dependent synthetase/ligase: MQEYSTPTAFEIPATAALPDAVTDHATATPEHVAFSRSVDGRWVPVTSREFAEQVSALARGMIAAGVQAGDRVGILSKTRYEWSLADYAVWTAGGVAVPIYETSSAEQAQWILSDSGAVAVVVETATHQEMVDSVRDRLPELRDVWQIEAGDLDGLAVRGADVPVDQLTERRTTLSTGTLATIIYTSGTTGRPKGCELTHGNLLYVAELAGTVIPAMRADDASSLLFLPLAHVFARIIQVSCVQNGARLGHTGDLTQLLADLGTFQPTFLVAVPRVFEKVYNGARQKAHAGGKGAIFDRAERVAVAWSKAQDTGGPGLGLNLQHKLFDTLVYGKLRAAMGGKVEYALSGGAPLGERLGHFFRGIGVTILEGYGLTETTGPATVSGPDALKVGTVGRPAPGSAVRIAEYGEIQVRGPQVFTGYWNNPSATAETMRDGWFATGDIGEIDAEGYVTITGRIKELIVTSGGKNVSPAILEDKIRAHPLISQCMVVGDNRPFIGCLITLDVEALPGWLESKGRPSDTPMADLVDDPEVLAEIQAAVDGANKQVSKAESIRSFEILPVEWTVEGGQLTPSLKLKRSVVMKEFAGEVEKIYAG; this comes from the coding sequence GTGCAGGAGTACTCCACCCCCACCGCGTTCGAGATCCCGGCCACCGCGGCCCTGCCCGACGCGGTCACCGACCACGCCACGGCCACCCCGGAGCACGTCGCCTTCAGCCGCAGCGTCGACGGTCGGTGGGTTCCCGTGACGAGCAGGGAGTTCGCCGAGCAGGTGTCGGCACTGGCCCGCGGCATGATCGCCGCCGGCGTCCAGGCCGGTGACCGGGTCGGCATCCTCAGCAAGACGCGCTACGAGTGGAGCCTCGCCGACTACGCCGTCTGGACCGCCGGCGGTGTCGCCGTCCCCATCTACGAGACCTCGTCGGCCGAGCAGGCCCAGTGGATCCTGTCGGACTCCGGCGCCGTGGCCGTCGTCGTCGAGACCGCGACCCACCAGGAGATGGTCGACTCCGTCCGCGACCGCCTGCCGGAGCTCCGCGACGTATGGCAGATCGAGGCCGGCGACCTGGACGGCCTGGCCGTCCGCGGCGCCGACGTCCCGGTCGACCAGCTGACCGAGCGGCGCACGACGCTGTCCACCGGCACGCTCGCCACGATCATCTACACCTCCGGCACGACCGGGCGACCCAAGGGCTGCGAGCTCACCCACGGCAACCTGCTCTACGTCGCCGAGCTGGCGGGCACCGTCATCCCGGCCATGCGGGCCGACGACGCCAGCTCCCTGCTGTTCCTTCCCCTCGCGCACGTCTTCGCCCGGATCATCCAGGTCAGCTGCGTGCAGAACGGCGCCCGCCTGGGCCACACCGGCGACCTCACCCAGCTGCTGGCCGACCTCGGCACCTTCCAGCCGACGTTCCTCGTGGCGGTTCCGCGGGTCTTCGAGAAGGTCTACAACGGCGCCCGGCAGAAGGCACACGCCGGCGGCAAGGGCGCGATCTTCGACCGCGCCGAGCGCGTGGCGGTCGCCTGGTCCAAGGCGCAGGACACCGGCGGCCCCGGTCTCGGCCTCAACCTGCAGCACAAGCTGTTCGACACCCTCGTCTACGGCAAGCTCCGGGCGGCGATGGGCGGCAAGGTCGAGTACGCGCTGTCCGGCGGCGCCCCGCTCGGCGAGCGGCTCGGCCACTTCTTCCGGGGCATCGGCGTCACGATCCTGGAGGGCTACGGGCTCACCGAGACCACCGGCCCGGCGACCGTCAGCGGCCCGGACGCCCTGAAGGTGGGCACGGTGGGCCGGCCGGCACCGGGGTCGGCCGTCCGCATAGCGGAGTACGGTGAGATCCAGGTGCGTGGCCCACAGGTGTTCACCGGCTACTGGAACAACCCGTCGGCCACGGCCGAGACGATGCGCGACGGCTGGTTCGCCACCGGGGACATCGGCGAGATCGACGCCGAGGGCTACGTGACGATCACCGGGCGGATCAAGGAGCTGATCGTGACCTCGGGCGGCAAGAACGTCTCCCCCGCGATCCTCGAGGACAAGATCCGAGCCCACCCCCTGATCAGCCAGTGCATGGTCGTCGGCGACAACCGGCCCTTCATCGGCTGCCTGATCACCCTCGACGTCGAGGCGCTGCCGGGCTGGCTGGAGAGCAAGGGCCGCCCGAGCGACACCCCGATGGCCGACCTGGTGGACGACCCCGAGGTGCTCGCCGAGATCCAGGCCGCTGTCGACGGCGCCAACAAGCAGGTGTCGAAGGCAGAGTCGATCCGCTCCTTCGAGATCCTCCCCGTCGAGTGGACGGTGGAGGGCGGCCAGCTGACGCCGTCCCTGAAGCTGAAGCGCTCGGTGGTCATGAAGGAGTTCGCCGGCGAGGTGGAGAAGATCTACGCCGGGTGA